Within Tribolium castaneum strain GA2 chromosome 10, icTriCast1.1, whole genome shotgun sequence, the genomic segment AGTGTTATTCTCGTCATATAGATATATGTATATTTAACAGTTAATGTTtgtcgatttataaaatatttacaagttGTTACTATAAGAACTGCGAGCTTATGAACAATGTTTCAATTATTCGAATAACCGACTATAATCGCTTATTGCTCACCAATCTATGTGATCAGCACCTTTTCTTTCAGTTTCATTAACATTGACTGACATGAACACTTCCTCACTAAGCGAAACGATGGAAAAGTAGACCAATTAACCCTATCCTTGAACacaaatctaaaaatattttcgacaACACCGTTTTGTTGCTCATCTCTTctcttcaaaataaattagagtGTAATCAAAACCATGGCCTCCAAATTGAAAtgaccaaatattttttcgataCGACGTTTTCATATTTCTAGGTATATACGACGTGGTCCAAATTGTAGAAAGAGTAGGACTTTGTtcacaaaacaattattattgctCGCGATTCTAAACTCGAAAATCATATCTTTTAGCTAAAAAATTACGTAGGCATTAGCGCCACCGAAAGCCAAGGGACACTTAATTAGAAAAGAGCCTTGTTCTTTCAACGGAGTGTTAGAAAAATCACCAAGTGCCAAAATTCCGAAAATTTggacaaaatatcaaaacacagcagtaataattgttttccGGTGCATATGTTTACGATTACAATATTCTAAAATTGTGCTACATATGTTGAAACATTGTATTTATGTAATTGGTgttaataaatgatttttaatttaaccgccttttttatttcacttgtCGCCATCTGCAAGCCAACagataaaacaaatttcaaaacaaCGGTTACGCCACAGTACGCTGTGTTGTGAAAATGAGCAGGTTgttgtgcaaaaaatgttgctcgtttaaataagattttttttgtagattgtGTGCTGAGGTTGACCAGGATCCTGGAGAGAATGATTCTGGGCATTACATGAAAGGTTATAACATAAATTACAGTACTGCCAGTTCAGAATCAGTAGTTTCGGATTCTGTTGCGAGCATCAAAAGTAAAAAGAAATCTCCACCGAAGACAGAAACAACTTTAACTAGCGACGAAATTCGAGACAGATGCAGGATTTCTTACGAGTGTCGTAACAACATGATCTGTATTGAGGGACATCCCAagggtaaaaaataaaaatcccgatgaaactttttgttttattgaaaacattacatcgtttttacaaaaactgataatttattaaaataactttagaCTAGATACAAAACTGAACtgaattttattataacaCCCTATGTTTGTAAAACGTCATTAAGACATGGGTTATATTGAGACCAGCCACTAGACTGATTATATAGAATACTAGAACTATGGGTACTGGCGTTAGGATCAAGTGGGTGCGATTTAGGATTTGCAGGGAACTGTACCCTAGAAATGTTATGAACATGTAATACAGCACTGCCACCAACCAAAATGTGTTGCCAAGCAATCTCGAGATGAACCATTCGTGACTTATCAAACCTAAAACACAGTCATTTATTGATTTATCcaataaaaagataataaaggAAATACCGTTGTAGAAGAACAACTGAAAGAAATGTAATAGTATTAATGGCGGAAAGAAGGCATTTAAGTGGACGTCGAATGAGTATCCCCATTCAACATCTTGTACTTCAGTGCTTGGtctgaaatatttattaagcACATACCTACAAAAAACCGAATTATCTAGGATCAATACTGTATGATTCGAAAACTTACCAAAAAAACGTAGCCGTGATCACCCCCACAGCAATACAATCAACAAAAATGACATATAACAGAAAATAGACAAACTGCCCAAATCCCAGCTTTAATACAATTGCAAACCCAACGGAAGTGACTAGAATTGGGGCAATTAGGACAGTTCCTGGAAAatcaaaccaaaaaacttaCTGCAAAGCCAGGCGGCAAAGAGCACCAAAAACGCAGGATCATCTCTCGCAAACTGCGACTTCGTCTCTAAAAAACACACAACACTACTTGCGCCCGCTTTGCCCCAACTTACGTTTCCTGTAGCGAAAGTTCCGGTAGACCTTCTGTGGGGCTATAAACAAATACAGCATTTGCCAGAAGGCAAACTCAAAATCCATCTGATCAAACTTAAACATTCGTCGCAAGTATTTGTACCTTTTGGTGGCGGCGGACATGCAGTCCCGCTGCGTTGTCGGGGGTGGCAAAGGCGAATTCATTGCAAAACCTAACCTAACAGTCTCCGATTGCGAGTCACTGGACACACTGGCCTGGCATTATAACCGGCCCTTAcgtaatgtttttttgatttttgagaaaccaaaaaattatttttttgacattttttgcaacaattGTGAATCACAGCAACAGGAGTACCAACACCTCAAATATATgtagaataaataataaaagggCGCATGCGTGCGCTGGTGGACAAGGATGGTAATTTGCGCAACTGCGTGCGCTGGAAAGAGATGGCTATGTGGGCTAACGGTGATTTCTGGATTTCTTTGAGTGTTATACGTCAACAAGATGTAgaaatgtcatttttattacGGTGGTTGTTCatgataaaattattttacagtAGAAAGTTGAAAATATGTACTTGGTTTACGTAATTTAGTTAAGTTTGGTGCTTCTGAAGTTGTTTGTGATGAAATTATAGCCCtgtgagttagaatttttatgTGAGTTAAGTAGGACATAATTGGAGTGTTGGGCGATTAAGAATGATATATTCGAAATATTTCGCTTAAAAGCATTCATAATCGAAATTGTCACTCGGTTTCTTAAATGATCGAATGAACAGGTTAACGAATAATCCTGGTGGGAAACTGGGGAATAATCGAACTCGacagtgaatttttttaggttcATCTGTTGTTTGAAATTTGTGAAGTGACATTTTGTTTACTATCggtctttttttcaatattttctgTCCATCTGTTCAAATTAATTAGTCATTAACCCAATACTTATTAAAAgctttaacttgctttgttgtctgtctgtctgtttcattttttggagccaaattttgaagagttcccgttgtcccaataacttgaaattttgcatacttacttcGTGACAATGCAGTCCTTTATGGTTAAATGAGATGTTGAAGTTGAAGTTTTAtattgtttacaaatgggttttcgatgtgtacataccgtaacttataccaacattaaagGTATGTTGCTCATTGGGAAATATcttaatacctaatcattttcattacgtttcgttacaaacaCATTAGtccctattttttttttaatttatttatcttggacgaacaggttaggatgtgctttcagtactaacagctgttttctatcacataccactaaacaagtttgcacaaatcagcaaaataatggtgttacaattatacggcgaaactaaatctcagagaaaaaacctttagaataagtaaagactaaaaagcagtaataaaaaaattttaaaaaagttttttacaaaaaacttttatttaaaagatgcacaaaaaagtaaaaaaaaatgtttgtctaTCAGAGAAGaacatttttgcttacaaatttggaCTTTAAAACTTATATAATCTTTGGGAACGGTCATGTCATAAGTCATAATAATTcggcattacagaattactttcttaaattgagcactgttcccaaagtttttataaattttaaagtactAATTTGTaatctgatagaaaaacattattttttacttttttgtgcatttttcaaataatttttttttctaaaaagactttttccaatttttttttgatgatcGCTTTAATTCATAAATTCTTTCGATTATTCCATGTTTCGTGATGTCACCCATGCGCACTGGACAATAATATGATCATtcgattattttaaacgattattttgattcatttgattattaaaatatatcgATTACGCCCAAcactaaaaactgttacttctgGACCAAAACATTTGGCGTCtgaaaaatcaaagctgaatCTTTCCCCAAAAGTTAACAACCTAAAATTGcctaaaataagaaaaacattttggggtgtttaaaaacaagatattttgttagttttttaggACGTTCTTGAAGTAATTTTCCATATTTTGGGAGATTTCAACAGTGTTTTCGTGTGCCCAGTGTTTGTCGGTATAAAGTTATTTGGGTACTTTTGGGgtgcataaaaattaatactttttGAAGGGTTTTAGGCCGTTTTCGTTTGTTGATTATTGGAAAAACAGCTAAATTTGTAGGATTCTACCGTGTATTTAAGACCCACCCACATATTCTGGTCCAGAAATAAAAAGTCATTTTAGGGTGCTTAAAAACAAGGCATTTGTAAGTTTCTTTGATCTGTTTCGGATGTttacttttgggaaaacactaaatttgtaagaCTCTACCCTGTTTTTTCATGTgcccaattttttgtggtcTACAGATTTTTGGGgtgcataaaaattaattctttttgAAGGGTTTAGGCCATTTTCGGTTGTTGACTTTTGGGAAAACAGCTAAATTTGTAAGATtcagccttaatttttaaGACACCAAATGTTCTGGTTCAGAAGTAACAATTTATGTCTTATGTCATGGTCGTAAACAGAGGCGGATTGGGTTGACTGGGGGCCACAAAGATTTCTGAACCAGCAATATGTAGTTTATAATAAAACGTTTCAAGGAAtgtataattttcaaaaaataaagtaaatttaaagtatctataagcaaaaattttttgactccaaaaaattttgttgttaccGGGTGCGCCAAATTtccaaagaaaaattttaattttttatgttttaaccTATTTTGTTGTCAAAAAAAGTTCTGTTTTATCTGGAATTTGgctaattgtttaaaaaattactgcaTATCTGATTGAAGTACAGTCGGAACGGTTGACTTGAACATAAATTTAGCTGACACTAGCTGACgtaacgcataaaattcatattcatataattacaataaatttttcaaaataagcaaaaaaactgtataaaataagacaaaaacaAAGATATAGCTTTTTGTGTGTCATTATcaataagtttttaacttttttactttattttctttttatattttttaaatgtattttttaatttttttacttactagaaagataaaagataaaaacagtaaatacaaattttggttgccattaataaaaaaaataaaaatggcgTCATTATTCAGCAACCAGTGACGTCACAAATATTAGCatggtgtcaaaatgtagtatttctaa encodes:
- the Unc50 gene encoding protein unc-50 homolog isoform X2, with amino-acid sequence MNSPLPPPTTQRDCMSAATKRYKYLRRMFKFDQMDFEFAFWQMLYLFIAPQKVYRNFRYRKQTKSQFARDDPAFLVLFAAWLCITSVGFAIVLKLGFGQFVYFLLYVIFVDCIAVGVITATFFWYVLNKYFRPSTEVQDVEWGYSFDVHLNAFFPPLILLHFFQLFFYNGLISHEWFISRLLGNTFWLVAVLYYMFITFLGYSSLQILNRTHLILTPVPIVLVFYIISLVAGLNITHVLMTFYKHRVL
- the Unc50 gene encoding protein unc-50 homolog isoform X1; amino-acid sequence: MNSPLPPPTTQRDCMSAATKRYKYLRRMFKFDQMDFEFAFWQMLYLFIAPQKVYRNFRYRKQTKSQFARDDPAFLVLFAAWLCITSVGFAIVLKLGFGQFVYFLLYVIFVDCIAVGVITATFFWYVLNKYFRPSTEVQDVEWGYSFDVHLNAFFPPLILLHFFQLFFYNGISFIIFLLDKSINDCVLGLISHEWFISRLLGNTFWLVAVLYYMFITFLGYSSLQILNRTHLILTPVPIVLVFYIISLVAGLNITHVLMTFYKHRVL